One Geotrypetes seraphini chromosome 15, aGeoSer1.1, whole genome shotgun sequence genomic window carries:
- the LOC117348915 gene encoding transcription factor HES-5-like, translating to MAPTNLSLHLLTSKEKNKLRKPVVEKMRRDRINSSIEQLKLLLEREFQGQQPSTKLEKADVLEMAVSYLQLHRSKSPAVSSQQQEYSQGFSWCLKEALRFLSVQPATAETCQKLLSHLKAPHSTLAQRPGPQQSCPIPAEPAAPQQTALKNCSARGLWRPW from the exons ATGGCTCCTACCAACCTGTCTTTGCACCTCCTTACGTCTAAAGAAAAGAATAAG CTGAGGAAGCCCGTGGTGGAAAAGATGCGCCGGGATCGCATTAACAGCAGCATCGAGCAGCTGAAGCTCTTGCTGGAGAGGGAGTTCCAGGGGCAGCAGCCCAGCACCAAACTGGAGAAAGCCGACGTCCTGGAGATGGCCGTGAGCTACCTGCAACTGCACAGAAGTAAG TCTCCAGCTGTAAGCTCCCAGCAGCAGGAATACAGCCAAGGCTTCTCGTGGTGCCTGAAGGAAGCTCTGCGGTTCCTCTCCGTACAGCCGGCCACTGCGGAGACATGTCAGAAACTGCTGAGTCACCTGAAGGCGCCTCACTCCACGCTCGCCCAGCGTCCAGGGCCCCAGCAGTCCTGCCCGATCCCTGCCGAACCAGCAGCCCCCCAACAAACAGCCCTGAAGAACTGCAGCGCCCGCGGGCTGTGGAGGCCTTGGTAA